A single genomic interval of Spirosoma taeanense harbors:
- a CDS encoding BCNT domain-containing protein, whose translation MYEKNIGTKQKALRINLDRRIYGSFAEIGAGQETAAMFFKAGGSSGTIAKTMSAYDMTFSDSIYGVEESGRYVVESRLVKMLNKEYSLLEKRLAEKRGPDTTFFAFANTVVALNYQKTNDAHGWIGCRFQLTPQAGYNDVIIHVRMLDNENVLQQQALGVIGVNLIYGCYYYAKSPETLVLSLMDDLAPERIQIDMIRFSGPDFADVDNRLMSLHLVKNGFTDAALFGPDGQVLQPSEALYKKHILVMRGRLRPVTNVQMDMIQNAQKQFKAEDDVDETRVVSMAELTLHNLKANDQGIDEKDFLDRVDILCSMGQTVMISNYLEYYKLVAYLARLTRLKIGLVLGIPNLEYIFEEGHYEFLPGGILESFATLFSRKVKLFVYPTLRQGQIYTCNEFQLPPTLEPLYQYLIRNDKIEDIRDYNEQNLHISTDHVLEMIQQGEDGWEQMVPERVAEQIKTNCLFGYPCEVEYVPIGQQVRQKQEEQVSGT comes from the coding sequence ATGTACGAAAAAAATATAGGTACCAAGCAGAAAGCGCTACGCATCAACCTCGACCGACGCATATACGGTTCGTTTGCTGAGATTGGGGCCGGGCAGGAAACGGCCGCTATGTTTTTTAAGGCAGGTGGCTCCTCGGGCACCATTGCTAAAACGATGTCGGCATACGACATGACCTTCAGCGATTCGATTTACGGCGTTGAAGAAAGTGGCCGTTACGTTGTTGAATCGCGGCTGGTCAAGATGCTCAATAAAGAGTATAGTCTGCTGGAAAAGCGGTTAGCCGAAAAACGTGGCCCCGATACCACCTTCTTTGCTTTTGCCAATACGGTTGTGGCCCTGAATTATCAGAAGACCAACGATGCCCATGGCTGGATTGGCTGCCGGTTTCAGCTAACCCCCCAGGCGGGGTATAATGACGTCATTATTCACGTCCGGATGCTTGATAATGAGAACGTATTGCAGCAGCAAGCCCTCGGCGTTATTGGCGTCAACCTGATTTACGGGTGTTACTACTACGCCAAATCACCCGAAACGCTGGTCCTGTCGCTCATGGACGACCTCGCGCCGGAGCGTATTCAGATTGATATGATCCGGTTTAGCGGTCCCGACTTTGCCGACGTAGATAACCGGCTGATGAGCCTGCATCTGGTTAAAAACGGTTTTACCGACGCGGCTCTGTTTGGTCCGGACGGACAGGTACTCCAGCCCTCCGAAGCTCTGTACAAGAAGCATATTCTGGTTATGCGCGGGCGGCTGCGCCCCGTCACGAACGTTCAGATGGATATGATTCAGAACGCACAGAAGCAGTTTAAAGCTGAAGACGACGTTGACGAAACCCGCGTGGTATCGATGGCCGAGCTGACCCTGCATAATCTGAAAGCTAATGACCAGGGAATCGACGAGAAAGACTTTCTGGACCGGGTTGATATTCTTTGCTCGATGGGCCAGACCGTAATGATTTCCAACTACTTGGAATATTATAAACTGGTTGCTTACCTGGCCCGGCTGACCCGGCTGAAGATTGGTCTGGTATTGGGTATCCCAAACCTGGAATACATTTTTGAAGAAGGGCATTATGAGTTTTTGCCGGGCGGCATTCTGGAGTCGTTCGCGACGCTGTTCAGCCGGAAAGTAAAGCTGTTTGTTTACCCAACCCTAAGACAGGGACAGATTTATACGTGCAATGAGTTTCAGCTTCCGCCCACGCTGGAACCGCTGTATCAGTACCTGATTCGTAACGATAAGATTGAGGATATTCGGGATTACAACGAACAGAATCTGCATATCTCGACCGACCATGTGCTCGAAATGATTCAGCAGGGCGAAGATGGCTGGGAGCAGATGGTGCCCGAACGCGTCGCTGAGCAAATTAAAACTAATTGCCTCTTTGGATACCCCTGCGAAGTGGAGTATGTGCCAATTGGTCAGCAGGTCCGGCAGAAGCAGGAAGAGCAAGTATCGGGCACTTAA
- a CDS encoding HdeD family acid-resistance protein — translation MEHTHPAPRWWLLLARSAIYVLIGILMFVFAASYTAQSGYIIGILAILAGVGQLVFSFANRGTESNNLWGILHGLTDLAFGIAIFAFSQGTIKGFVDVLGFWAMMYAFLQSVQAMYAFLAARGGTGVNLSSVFVHFANVVTSGALTFMLLLRPAGFDETLSYVGVFPIVLGVLIFILTNQMRAQASRTYHHQ, via the coding sequence ATGGAACATACTCACCCAGCTCCACGCTGGTGGCTTCTACTGGCCCGGAGCGCTATTTACGTTCTGATAGGAATATTGATGTTTGTATTTGCCGCTTCCTACACGGCACAGTCTGGTTACATTATTGGCATACTGGCAATCCTGGCCGGAGTAGGGCAACTCGTGTTCTCGTTTGCGAACCGAGGTACGGAAAGCAACAATCTATGGGGAATTCTGCACGGACTGACTGATCTGGCGTTTGGTATCGCCATTTTTGCTTTCTCGCAGGGCACCATCAAGGGGTTTGTAGATGTGCTGGGCTTTTGGGCCATGATGTACGCATTTCTGCAATCTGTTCAGGCCATGTATGCTTTCCTGGCCGCCCGCGGTGGGACAGGGGTCAACCTGTCCAGTGTATTCGTGCATTTTGCCAACGTTGTAACGTCGGGTGCGCTGACCTTTATGCTTCTGCTTCGGCCAGCCGGCTTCGATGAGACACTGAGTTACGTAGGTGTTTTTCCAATTGTTTTGGGCGTTTTGATTTTTATTCTGACAAATCAGATGCGGGCTCAGGCATCCCGAACCTACCATCACCAGTAA
- a CDS encoding right-handed parallel beta-helix repeat-containing protein: MRYTTLLLPIFLLIAQISYAQVASSTQYGVVKIGSGLVATEGVISVTATGGGATNDASQLTTGTLNDARLSTNVVSLTATQSLINKTLTAPRFINGGYLSDNNGNEILKFEVPASNTVNEFTIRSETAGSGPALKATGADANIDLFLTPKGTGRIRSPKGSLPMSSIVVNATEETASNLRAAGNGTTDDAAALQDAIYQGVNNPKRVVYLPAGTFKLNSGLNLHNEGLTIRGAGMHRTTIIVDASFSGNGAVFTADGRGDLAFEDLTITGPSTGKALKAAIRLNSAPNNARRIRFERIRINDFWGHGILLGETGATETHSLDDVVIKDCQFYNIGDPSALQITELSPAITYNAIHLGQTTRKAIITGNTIYKVGGDGIFGWGWCQGGSTNEDFGNWLITNNHINYCWMAIEINGNSLGRNLVIDNNVIKYSTRNQGYLLSLDSRNLRVTNNTLINTDRGVIEATSIGGLFANNVIQMSVFKNGSGGIAATATQARVAAMELYGFNNTISGGSITLDARKDDNSFGSTEYNGIKLISRTTDPASQPTSFDGITDLSGYWDIRDVTIHGFTHKAIDATNEKIRKVNITNNTFRSRNALESPVQIFGYDWLVKNNTFDLTGSTPKGESGAVQVFYLQVQAAENTSSVVTGNTIINDAWKLIHTGQYRSFQNTFVKAGGLTYAVNPNPSVTQAERTAMTGVDEGTTVQQTDAGKGTYTFRSGSWTRTDNDGADGSANFAYQKITTSSTVTPSAGHTVISVDNGATAVSVTLNPGNQTPGQLVVIRRYDANSTADIQISGQSGTLMQNPGGSFQNGIILPTASGSRHWTFVYNGKNYELISQ; encoded by the coding sequence ATGAGATACACAACCCTTCTCCTACCGATATTTCTGCTGATTGCGCAGATTTCCTACGCCCAGGTTGCCAGTAGTACTCAATATGGTGTTGTCAAAATAGGATCTGGCTTAGTAGCAACGGAAGGCGTAATCAGCGTTACTGCCACCGGTGGTGGTGCAACAAACGATGCCAGCCAATTAACGACCGGTACGCTCAATGACGCTCGTCTGAGTACAAATGTAGTCAGCCTGACGGCTACTCAGTCATTAATCAATAAGACGCTTACTGCGCCAAGGTTTATTAATGGCGGGTATCTGTCCGACAACAACGGAAACGAAATTCTGAAATTCGAGGTCCCCGCCAGCAATACCGTCAACGAGTTTACGATTCGCAGTGAAACCGCCGGGTCGGGCCCTGCCCTGAAGGCAACGGGCGCGGATGCCAATATTGATCTGTTTCTTACGCCCAAAGGCACCGGGCGAATTCGCTCGCCCAAAGGCAGCCTACCGATGTCGTCGATTGTGGTAAACGCTACCGAAGAAACAGCCAGTAATTTGCGCGCAGCCGGTAACGGCACGACCGATGACGCAGCCGCTCTGCAGGATGCTATCTACCAGGGCGTAAACAACCCCAAGCGGGTTGTGTATCTACCCGCCGGTACGTTTAAACTGAATTCCGGACTGAATCTGCACAATGAAGGGCTGACCATTCGGGGGGCCGGTATGCATCGCACCACCATTATCGTGGATGCCAGTTTCTCAGGAAACGGAGCTGTTTTTACGGCAGATGGCCGGGGTGACCTGGCATTCGAGGATCTGACAATAACCGGACCGTCAACGGGCAAAGCGCTAAAGGCAGCTATCCGGCTCAATTCGGCGCCCAACAACGCCCGGCGGATTCGTTTCGAGCGGATTCGTATTAATGATTTCTGGGGACACGGCATTCTGCTCGGCGAAACCGGAGCTACCGAAACACACTCGCTTGATGACGTTGTCATTAAAGACTGTCAGTTCTATAACATCGGTGATCCATCGGCTCTGCAAATAACCGAACTGTCGCCTGCCATCACCTACAACGCGATTCACCTGGGCCAGACAACGCGCAAAGCTATCATTACGGGCAATACGATCTATAAAGTTGGGGGTGATGGCATCTTTGGCTGGGGCTGGTGTCAGGGTGGTTCAACCAATGAAGATTTTGGAAACTGGCTTATTACCAACAACCACATTAATTACTGCTGGATGGCGATTGAAATCAACGGAAACAGCCTTGGCCGCAATCTGGTGATCGACAACAACGTCATTAAATATTCGACCCGCAATCAGGGGTATCTGCTGTCGCTCGACAGCCGCAACCTGCGCGTAACGAATAATACGCTGATCAATACCGACCGGGGCGTTATTGAAGCGACCTCCATTGGTGGTTTGTTTGCCAATAACGTTATCCAGATGTCGGTCTTTAAGAATGGATCGGGCGGTATTGCTGCCACGGCTACACAGGCGCGGGTAGCCGCCATGGAATTATACGGGTTTAACAATACCATTTCGGGCGGAAGCATTACGCTCGACGCCCGCAAAGACGACAACTCCTTCGGCTCTACGGAATATAACGGGATTAAGCTGATCTCCCGCACGACCGACCCGGCCAGCCAACCGACTTCCTTTGATGGCATTACGGACCTGTCGGGTTATTGGGACATCCGGGACGTAACAATTCACGGCTTTACCCATAAAGCCATTGACGCCACCAACGAGAAAATTCGCAAGGTAAACATTACCAATAATACGTTTCGGAGCCGAAACGCCCTGGAAAGTCCCGTCCAGATCTTCGGCTACGACTGGCTGGTCAAAAACAATACGTTTGATTTAACCGGGTCAACGCCCAAAGGTGAAAGTGGCGCGGTGCAGGTCTTTTACCTGCAGGTGCAGGCTGCAGAAAATACCAGCTCGGTCGTTACTGGCAACACAATCATCAACGATGCCTGGAAGCTGATTCATACCGGCCAGTATCGGTCGTTTCAGAATACGTTCGTGAAAGCTGGTGGCCTGACCTACGCGGTCAATCCAAACCCGTCTGTTACGCAGGCTGAACGAACTGCCATGACAGGCGTTGACGAAGGAACGACCGTTCAGCAAACCGACGCCGGGAAAGGAACATACACCTTCCGGAGCGGGAGCTGGACCCGTACAGACAATGACGGAGCAGATGGAAGCGCGAATTTCGCTTATCAGAAGATTACGACTTCCTCAACCGTTACGCCCAGTGCCGGCCATACCGTTATCTCAGTCGATAATGGCGCCACGGCTGTTTCGGTCACTCTCAACCCGGGTAATCAAACGCCAGGTCAACTTGTAGTGATTCGCCGGTATGACGCTAACTCTACCGCCGACATCCAGATCAGCGGCCAGAGCGGTACGTTGATGCAGAACCCCGGCGGCAGTTTTCAAAACGGAATCATTCTGCCAACGGCTTCAGGCAGCCGCCACTGGACGTTCGTTTATAACGGCAAGAACTACGAACTTATCAGTCAATAA
- a CDS encoding LytR/AlgR family response regulator transcription factor produces the protein MHRVSLISTPTTLPHQWPPLKLYIKETGRRSFPVMNLVYLQAEANYSWLNWADGQRMLMPRTLKYYTPKLPGEWFIRLHRNCIINRYYVDRLERADSGGLVYLTTGEVLPISRRRWATVRRQLANSTIKALTA, from the coding sequence ATGCACCGCGTATCCCTTATCTCCACTCCCACCACATTGCCTCATCAGTGGCCCCCGCTTAAATTATATATCAAGGAGACCGGGCGCAGGTCTTTTCCGGTGATGAACCTGGTTTACCTTCAGGCCGAAGCTAACTACAGTTGGCTGAACTGGGCCGATGGCCAGCGGATGCTAATGCCTCGAACACTCAAGTATTATACACCCAAACTACCCGGGGAGTGGTTCATTCGTTTGCACCGGAACTGCATCATTAACCGGTATTATGTTGATCGGTTGGAGCGAGCCGATTCGGGTGGGCTGGTTTATCTGACCACGGGCGAAGTCTTGCCTATCTCTCGTCGTCGGTGGGCAACTGTTCGTCGGCAGCTGGCGAACTCCACGATTAAAGCCCTTACTGCTTAG
- a CDS encoding N-acetylmuramidase family protein, with product MPNTLTEQDYRQAAQSLNTEVAVIKAVTEVESNGRGFLPDGRIVIRFEPHLFHRYTQGQFDATHPDISFPHLRKGYPTSTSHSWQLYDRAKVLNLKAARMATSFGLFQVLGSNWPDTGSKSLAEFITRMSKSENEQLNLFCHLITAWGLDDELRNHKWAFFAKVYNGPGFKLMKYDDKLADAYKKHSN from the coding sequence ATGCCTAACACATTGACCGAACAGGATTACAGACAGGCTGCCCAAAGTCTGAATACAGAAGTCGCCGTTATTAAGGCAGTTACCGAAGTTGAATCTAATGGCCGGGGGTTCTTACCCGACGGGCGCATTGTGATTCGTTTTGAACCGCACCTGTTTCACCGGTACACGCAGGGCCAGTTTGATGCGACGCACCCGGATATCAGCTTTCCGCATTTACGGAAGGGCTACCCAACCAGCACCTCACACAGCTGGCAACTGTATGACCGGGCGAAGGTACTCAACCTGAAAGCGGCTCGCATGGCAACCAGTTTTGGGTTGTTTCAGGTGCTTGGATCCAATTGGCCGGATACGGGCAGTAAATCCCTGGCCGAGTTTATTACCCGAATGTCTAAGTCGGAAAATGAACAACTCAACCTGTTCTGCCATTTGATTACAGCCTGGGGACTAGACGATGAGTTGCGCAACCACAAATGGGCTTTCTTCGCGAAGGTGTATAATGGGCCGGGCTTCAAACTGATGAAATACGACGATAAACTGGCAGACGCTTACAAGAAGCACAGCAACTGA
- a CDS encoding outer membrane protein assembly factor BamB family protein: MKRFTYPALLLMVGLLSLTEKPATTDWPEYNGGPDRNHFSPLTQLNPGNVAGLQVAWEYASGGVDTLKNNTQIQCNPLIIDGVLYGVSAGSQAFALDAATGKELWKTAFTDDTFAMNSRGVTYWTDGKEARIFFAYGSLLYALDARTGKPVTGFGNGGKINLKEGLARPGADEYVVSNTPGVVYKNLLIMGHRVSELAPALPGDVRAYDLHTGRLVWTFHTIPHPGEYGADTWPKDGYRNFGGANNWMGMAIDRQRGIVYVPTGTAAFDLYGSTRPGQNLFGNSLIALDAATGKRLWHFQTIHHDIWDRDIPAPPNLFTVVHDGKQVDAVSVLSKQGFLFVFDRVTGKPLFPIEERPMPASTVPGEKAWPTQPIPLKPAPFTRQSFSESDINDFVTDRDTVLAQLRRWQSGKEFIPLPLSPNRTVFFPGTDGGAQWGGAAVDEAGIMYVPAKQIPVTMGLVPTPAGSARAVEHTGSQLYQTHCAACHGQNREGSHDGSYPALISISQKRNEASVAQVLAKGQGMMPAFTSLKEAERKAIVDFLFGKTTSVASKANLNTAPYHHTGFTRWYDRAGYPVSRPPWGTLTAIDMNTGEHRWQVPLGEYPELVAKGLPPTGTDNYGAPAVTAGGLLFIASSRDELIRAFDRKTGRELWRAKLPAAGYASPSTYAVNGKQYVVIACGGGKLKTKSGDRYVAFALP; this comes from the coding sequence ATGAAACGGTTCACCTACCCCGCCTTACTGCTGATGGTTGGCCTGCTCAGCCTAACCGAAAAACCCGCCACCACCGACTGGCCCGAATACAACGGCGGGCCAGATCGCAACCATTTTTCACCGCTCACGCAGCTAAATCCGGGCAACGTAGCGGGCTTACAGGTTGCCTGGGAATATGCGTCGGGTGGCGTCGATACGCTCAAGAACAATACCCAGATTCAATGCAACCCGCTTATCATCGATGGCGTGCTGTACGGCGTTTCGGCAGGGTCGCAGGCTTTTGCGCTCGACGCAGCCACGGGCAAGGAGCTTTGGAAAACAGCTTTCACCGACGATACCTTCGCCATGAATAGCCGGGGCGTTACCTACTGGACCGATGGGAAGGAGGCTCGAATTTTCTTCGCCTACGGCTCGCTGCTTTACGCTCTCGATGCCAGAACGGGCAAACCGGTGACTGGTTTTGGGAATGGTGGCAAAATCAACTTAAAAGAGGGCCTTGCCCGTCCCGGAGCCGACGAGTACGTAGTGAGCAACACGCCAGGCGTGGTCTATAAAAACCTGCTCATTATGGGCCACCGGGTGTCTGAGCTTGCACCGGCCCTACCCGGCGACGTGCGTGCCTACGACCTGCACACGGGGCGGCTCGTCTGGACGTTTCACACCATTCCACACCCCGGCGAGTACGGGGCCGACACCTGGCCCAAAGACGGCTACCGCAACTTCGGGGGTGCCAACAATTGGATGGGAATGGCCATCGACCGGCAGCGCGGCATCGTGTACGTGCCCACGGGGACTGCGGCTTTCGATTTATACGGCAGTACCCGGCCCGGCCAGAACCTGTTCGGCAATAGCCTTATCGCCCTCGACGCAGCCACGGGCAAGCGGCTCTGGCATTTTCAGACGATCCACCACGACATCTGGGATCGCGATATTCCAGCTCCGCCTAACTTATTCACCGTCGTTCATGACGGCAAACAGGTAGATGCCGTGTCGGTTTTATCCAAACAAGGGTTCCTGTTTGTCTTCGACCGGGTCACGGGTAAGCCCCTGTTTCCGATTGAGGAACGACCCATGCCCGCTTCCACTGTTCCGGGAGAAAAAGCCTGGCCCACCCAGCCGATTCCGTTGAAACCCGCGCCGTTTACCCGACAATCGTTTTCGGAAAGCGATATTAACGACTTTGTCACCGACCGCGACACGGTGCTCGCCCAGCTCCGGCGCTGGCAATCGGGTAAGGAGTTCATTCCTCTTCCCCTAAGCCCTAACCGGACCGTGTTTTTCCCCGGCACCGACGGTGGCGCGCAGTGGGGTGGGGCCGCAGTGGACGAAGCCGGCATTATGTACGTTCCCGCCAAGCAGATTCCGGTCACTATGGGGCTTGTTCCGACTCCTGCCGGTTCAGCCAGGGCCGTTGAGCACACCGGTAGCCAGCTCTACCAAACCCACTGTGCCGCCTGCCACGGCCAGAACCGCGAAGGAAGTCACGACGGTAGCTATCCTGCCCTGATCAGTATTTCCCAAAAACGTAACGAGGCATCGGTGGCTCAGGTTCTGGCCAAAGGCCAGGGTATGATGCCTGCCTTTACCTCTCTAAAGGAAGCCGAACGAAAGGCCATCGTGGATTTTCTGTTCGGCAAAACAACGTCCGTTGCCAGCAAAGCGAACCTTAACACTGCGCCTTACCACCACACCGGGTTTACCCGTTGGTATGACCGGGCCGGCTATCCCGTCAGCCGCCCACCCTGGGGCACGCTGACGGCGATTGACATGAATACGGGCGAACACCGTTGGCAGGTCCCGCTGGGCGAGTACCCTGAACTGGTGGCCAAGGGCCTGCCTCCGACGGGCACCGACAACTATGGTGCCCCGGCCGTCACGGCGGGCGGGTTGCTCTTTATTGCCTCCTCCCGCGACGAACTGATTCGGGCTTTCGACCGTAAGACGGGTCGTGAACTCTGGCGCGCCAAACTGCCTGCCGCCGGGTATGCTTCGCCGAGTACCTATGCCGTTAATGGCAAGCAATACGTAGTAATTGCCTGCGGAGGGGGCAAACTCAAAACGAAGTCGGGGGATCGGTACGTGGCGTTTGCTTTGCCGTAA
- a CDS encoding DMT family transporter yields the protein MIGSFCLLSLSMRTLPLGTSYTM from the coding sequence ATGATCGGGAGCTTCTGTTTGCTTTCTCTGTCGATGCGGACTTTGCCGCTCGGTACTTCCTATACCATGTGA
- a CDS encoding IS1-like element transposase yields the protein MVLEAVICKHCGQTQQVKRYGSTRAGTQRYRCYDCGRTFVQIYTHKARDPLVKEQITQMVLNGSGVRDTARVLGVNRNTVSNQFKKKQ from the coding sequence ATGGTCTTAGAAGCGGTTATTTGCAAACATTGCGGTCAAACTCAACAAGTCAAACGCTATGGCTCTACTCGGGCTGGCACTCAACGCTACCGATGCTACGACTGCGGTCGAACATTTGTGCAGATTTATACCCACAAAGCCCGTGATCCATTGGTTAAAGAGCAAATTACCCAAATGGTGCTGAATGGATCGGGCGTGCGCGATACGGCTCGTGTCCTGGGTGTTAACCGCAATACAGTTAGCAACCAATTTAAAAAAAAGCAGTGA
- a CDS encoding IS1 family transposase: protein MSWVLTAIQLATNLKKSSEVVYVNPVYVNKGLKITLKVDEMWAYVRNKKQPRWLWWVEDAVTGEVVAFVFGRRTHQTFRHLLALLEQARIQVIRWITDCWWAYFDCLDQRLRLESKALLQSLERKHLTLRTRLKRLARRTICFSKSVTIHDTIIGLFINQFFFADKRN from the coding sequence GTGTCCTGGGTGTTAACCGCAATACAGTTAGCAACCAATTTAAAAAAAAGCAGTGAGGTTGTTTATGTCAATCCTGTTTATGTCAATAAAGGCTTGAAAATCACGCTTAAAGTTGACGAAATGTGGGCTTACGTACGTAATAAGAAGCAGCCGCGCTGGCTATGGTGGGTAGAGGATGCCGTGACCGGCGAGGTGGTTGCTTTTGTTTTTGGTCGTCGTACTCACCAAACCTTCCGTCACTTACTAGCTCTATTAGAGCAAGCTAGAATTCAGGTAATTAGGTGGATAACAGACTGCTGGTGGGCATACTTTGATTGTTTGGATCAAAGACTGCGTTTGGAAAGCAAAGCTTTATTGCAGAGTCTTGAACGAAAGCATCTTACTCTTCGGACCCGGCTAAAACGCCTGGCCCGCCGAACGATCTGCTTTTCCAAGTCAGTTACTATACATGATACGATAATCGGTCTATTCATCAACCAATTTTTCTTTGCCGATAAACGCAATTAA
- a CDS encoding OPT family oligopeptide transporter, translating to MTTPDHKPFIPATESPAEFTLKAIITGAVFGVLFGAATVYLSLKAGLSVSASIPIAVLAISLGRRFLNTTILENNIIQTTGSAGESIASGVVFTMPGFLFLTNGSGAEFFNYWTILTLAILGGLVGTLMMIPLRRSLIVQEHGTLPYPEGTACASVLIAGEKGGDFAKTAYQGLGVALLYALLQKVLHVIAEVPVWATRQANRYFPSAQVAGEITPEYLGVGYIIGFRISAVLVGGGILAWLGLIPLLASVVPGDTIALQLQKLGYLDNLQTAGGPGGWNPQTHTFADTAAAIYRAYIRQIGAGAVTAGGFMTLIKTIPTIVSSFRQSFSRSSINAIETEDQLSGTSQTLRTEQDLSVKIVILGSIVLVGLMVLLPQIPGDSLLTKLLIAVLVIVFGFFFVTVASRIVGLIGSSSSPVSGMTIATIMGTALVFIGFGLTGRTYEPAVLVVGSMICVAAANAGATSQDLKTGYLVGATPRYQQMALFIGVIVSSLVIGATVKILDTPTPDLLAQGITHAIGSDKFPAPQGTLMATLIKGLLSFNLDWQFVLVGAFIAFVFELVGVSALAFAVGLYLPLSTTLPIFAGGLVKALVDWRGKRKGIVEEDADLGKGNLFATGLVAGGALAGVAVALLSVNESIYNGLTALTLEPTLAEALGEGGYMLLGALAFAGLAGLLWRVATSRSF from the coding sequence ATGACTACGCCCGACCACAAGCCTTTCATCCCGGCAACTGAATCACCCGCTGAGTTTACGCTGAAAGCCATCATCACCGGGGCGGTGTTCGGTGTGCTGTTTGGTGCCGCTACGGTTTATCTGTCGCTGAAAGCGGGCTTGTCGGTGTCGGCGTCAATTCCGATTGCCGTACTGGCTATTTCGCTGGGCAGGCGGTTTCTCAACACAACCATCCTGGAAAACAACATTATCCAGACCACCGGATCGGCGGGCGAAAGTATCGCATCGGGCGTGGTCTTTACCATGCCGGGATTTTTGTTTCTGACCAACGGCTCGGGGGCCGAATTCTTTAACTACTGGACGATTCTCACCTTGGCCATTCTGGGCGGACTGGTCGGTACGCTCATGATGATTCCCCTGCGCCGGTCGCTCATTGTGCAGGAACACGGGACACTCCCCTATCCGGAAGGCACGGCCTGCGCATCGGTACTGATTGCCGGCGAAAAAGGGGGTGACTTCGCCAAAACGGCTTATCAGGGCTTAGGCGTAGCGTTGCTTTACGCCCTGCTGCAAAAGGTTCTGCACGTTATTGCCGAGGTACCCGTCTGGGCTACGCGACAGGCCAACCGTTATTTTCCGTCGGCGCAGGTGGCCGGTGAGATTACGCCGGAGTATCTGGGTGTCGGCTACATCATTGGGTTTCGGATTTCGGCGGTATTGGTCGGTGGGGGCATTCTGGCGTGGCTGGGTCTGATTCCTCTGCTGGCGTCGGTGGTGCCGGGCGATACCATTGCGTTGCAGCTTCAGAAACTGGGTTATCTTGACAACCTGCAAACGGCGGGCGGACCGGGCGGCTGGAATCCGCAGACGCACACGTTTGCCGATACGGCCGCGGCCATTTATCGGGCTTATATCCGGCAGATTGGCGCGGGTGCCGTTACGGCCGGGGGATTTATGACGCTCATCAAAACCATCCCAACCATTGTTTCGTCGTTCCGGCAAAGCTTTAGCCGCTCATCGATCAATGCCATTGAAACCGAAGATCAACTAAGTGGCACCAGCCAGACGCTTCGGACGGAACAGGATCTGAGCGTAAAAATTGTCATTCTCGGCAGCATTGTTCTGGTGGGCTTAATGGTGCTGCTACCGCAGATTCCCGGCGACTCACTGTTAACCAAGCTGCTTATTGCAGTACTGGTCATTGTGTTTGGCTTCTTCTTCGTTACGGTAGCCAGCCGGATCGTAGGGCTCATCGGTTCCAGTTCGTCGCCGGTATCGGGTATGACCATCGCCACGATCATGGGAACAGCCCTGGTGTTTATTGGCTTCGGCCTGACAGGCAGAACGTATGAGCCGGCTGTACTGGTTGTGGGCAGCATGATCTGCGTGGCGGCTGCCAACGCGGGCGCTACCTCACAGGATCTTAAGACCGGCTACCTCGTCGGCGCGACGCCCCGCTACCAGCAGATGGCCCTGTTCATTGGCGTTATTGTTTCATCGCTGGTGATTGGTGCTACCGTAAAGATTCTGGATACGCCCACGCCCGATCTGCTCGCCCAGGGAATTACGCACGCCATCGGCTCCGACAAGTTTCCGGCTCCGCAGGGGACGCTCATGGCTACGTTAATTAAAGGTTTACTGTCGTTCAACCTCGACTGGCAGTTTGTTCTGGTCGGTGCCTTTATAGCCTTCGTGTTCGAGCTGGTGGGCGTTAGTGCGCTTGCGTTTGCCGTCGGGTTGTATCTGCCCCTTTCGACAACCCTGCCCATATTCGCTGGTGGGTTAGTGAAAGCCCTTGTAGACTGGCGAGGCAAACGGAAAGGTATTGTTGAAGAAGACGCTGATCTTGGTAAAGGCAATCTGTTTGCAACGGGTCTCGTGGCGGGTGGTGCACTGGCGGGTGTAGCAGTGGCCCTGCTTTCGGTGAATGAGTCGATCTATAACGGCCTGACGGCACTGACACTAGAACCGACGCTGGCTGAAGCGCTGGGCGAGGGCGGCTATATGCTGCTTGGGGCACTGGCGTTTGCCGGACTGGCTGGTCTGTTGTGGCGCGTAGCAACCTCACGATCATTCTAA